In one Helicoverpa zea isolate HzStark_Cry1AcR chromosome 5, ilHelZeax1.1, whole genome shotgun sequence genomic region, the following are encoded:
- the LOC124630845 gene encoding putative nuclease HARBI1: MNALQRNEVNKVIKLIAMAIVEEVEEEILETKKKKIWVRKWIDRRDKLGATNCLLKELALEDPKEYFNTLRMSESCVNFLLTKIHSQIQRKDTLLRSAIPAITKLQAVLYFLATGCSLRTLTHIFRLGKSTISEFIIEVCEAIYESLKEFIKIPTTTEWKIIENGFREQWNFPGCCGAIDGKHFVIKAPPESGSLYYNYKETNSIVLMAVVDHKYCFSYIDVGCNGRVSDGGVFRNCSLYQELENGGLPEGHVLVGDNAFPLKEYLLKPFPGNRLTLQQKIFNYRLSRARRIVENAFGILAARFRVFEKPMPYSPEKVVKIVKTCCALHNWLRQTKLQNKQYEYTVDSEHFETGTIVPGNWRSEPQSQGIQPLPISLSNRSSQRSTDVRERYANYFVGSGSVPWQTRMIH; the protein is encoded by the exons ATGAACGCGCTGCAACGTAATGAagttaataaagtaattaagcTAATCGCAATGGCTATTGTAGAAGAGGTGGAAGAGGAAATTTTAgagacaaagaaaaaaaaaatatgggtgcGAAAATGGATTGATAGAAGAGACAAACTAGGTGCTACTAATTGTCTTCTGAAGGAATTAGCATTGGAAGATCCCAAAGAATACTTCAATACTTTGAGAATGTCCGAAAGTTGTGTAAATTTTCTGTTAACGAAAATACACTCTCAAATTCAGCGTAAAGATACTCTTTTGAGGAGTGCAATTCCTgcaattacaaaattacaagCAGTTCTTTACTTTCTTGCTACTGGATGTAGTCTAAGGACACTCACACATATATTCAGACTCGGAAAATCAACTATTTCTGAATTCATTATCGAAGTTTGTGAAGCAATCTATGAATCATTAAAGGAATTTATCAAG atTCCTACTACAACAGAAtggaaaataattgaaaatggtTTTCGAGAACAGTGGAATTTTCCAGGGTGCTGTGGAGCTATCGACGGCAAACATTTCGTCATTAAGGCACCCCCTGAATCAGgaagtttatattataattacaaagagacaaacagcaTTGTCTTAATGGCTGTTGTAGATCATAAATATTGCTTTTCTTATATAGATGTTGGGTGTAATGGAAGGGTTTCTGATGGAGGCGTATTTCGTAACTGTAGTTTGTACCAAGAATTAGAAAACGGTGGTCTACCAGAGGGTCATGTCCTAGTCGGTGACAACGCATTTCccttgaaagaatatttattaaaacctttTCCAGGAAATCGATTAACGCTACAGCAAAAAATTTTTAATTATCGTTTATCTCGGGCTAGAAGAATAGTAGAAAATGCCTTCGGTATATTAGCTGCCAGATTCAGAGTGTTTGAAAAACCGATGCCCTATAGTCCTGAGAAAGTTGTTAAGATAGTAAAGACTTGTTGCGCTCTACACAATTGGCTTCGACAAACAAAATTACAGAACAAACAGTATGAATACACAGTAGACTCAGAACACTTTGAAACAGGAACTATCGTTCCTGGTAATTGGAGAAGTGAGCCACAATCTCAGGGAATTCAACCGCTACCTATTTCTTTAAGTAACCGGTCATCCCAAAGATCTACAGATGTTCGGGAGAGATATGCAAATTATTTTGTCGGAAGTGGATCTGTCCCTTGGCAGACAAGAATGATACATTAA
- the LOC124630846 gene encoding uncharacterized protein LOC124630846: protein MTFRWSEETTFKFVSEYVEHECLWNIKSPNYKNKQMKQSAYLDLEKTMNIPGFGEKEIKLKIKNIRSTYSQELKKIKDSKSSGSGTDTIYIPSVKWFNLLDSYLRNITSILTESESNLTSNSSHTDDTDSEQNSTLVDTFRLPTPPPPPTKKRRIAQLSSMVGQLKEIADTTNSTVEENEFEVFGKHVGLQLKSLPLLSALEAQEHIQLHLNRIRRRHILNASDQNRIPQTPQSSYATGSQYRGNSDSSIYYSDISNYNLGEQATQNNSSSILLNHTGHVADYQLSSNMLPSNHLNNNETQSDVTIVSNDLVFTAIRNANVDNEE from the exons ATGACATTTCGCTGGAGCGAAGAAACCACTTTTAAATTTGTTTCCGAATATGTTGAACACGAATGTTTGTGGAATATCAAATCCccgaattataaaaacaaacaaatgaaacaatCTGCATACTtagatttagaaaaaacaatgaACATACCCGGATTCGGTGAGAAGGaaattaagttgaaaattaaaaacatcag ATCTACCTACTCgcaggaattaaaaaaaataaaggactCCAAAAGTTCAGGCTCTGGGACCGACACGATTTATATCCCTTCAGTGAAATGGTTCAATTTATTAGATTCATATCTAagaaacataacctcaatactCACAGAAAGTGAAAGTAAtttg ACTTCCAATAGTTCACACACTGATGATACAGATTCTGAGCAAAATAGTACTTTAGTGGATACTTTTCGTTTACCTACACCTCCTCCACCTCCGACAAAAAAGAGAAGAATTGCCCAGCTCTCGAGCATGGTCGGCCAATTAAAAGAAATAGCTGATACTACTAATTCTACAGTCGAAGAAAATGAGTTTGAGGTCTTCGGTAAACACGTAGGCCTTCAACTGAAATCGTTGCCCTTACTATCGGCATTAGAAGCACAGGAGCACATTCAACTTCACTTAAATAGAATTCGACGTCGGCATATTTTAAACGCGTCTGATCAAAACAGAATCCCTCAAACGCCACAATCTTCGTATGCTACTGGATCACAATATAGAGGTAATAGCGATTCTTCGATATATTATAGTGACATCAGTAACTATAATCTGGGGGAGCAAGCAACTCAAAATAATTCTTCGTCTATTTTACTTAATCATACTGGACACGTTGCCGATTATCAGCTTTCCTCAAATATGCTTCCATCTAACCATTTAAACAACAATGAAACGCAGAGTGATGTTACAATTGTATCAAATGACTTAGTTTTCACAGCAATTCGGAACGCAAATGTTGATAATGAAGAGTGA